In a single window of the Nicotiana tomentosiformis chromosome 8, ASM39032v3, whole genome shotgun sequence genome:
- the LOC104109503 gene encoding dof zinc finger protein DOF4.6-like, which yields MDTVQWPQEIMVKPMEEIIQNTNGSSKPNSCVERKVRPQKDQALNCPRCNSTNTKFCYYNNYSLSQPRYFCKTCRRYWTAGGSLRNIPVGGGSRKNKKSSSNSSSYSNHGNNPLKKLPDLINPPSHNHDQNPSKFHIEGSQDLNLGFSSDFKTITELIQVPNYDASNKDNNSPSISPLPPPPSSSSSASSSSQLSALELINGITSRGMNNNSFMSMANISDPNSVYNNSSGFSLPSLNFSLDHGLGNAAYGNNLQETNTSGRFLFPFVGLKQISTTNTTNDGANENNRDHHQPAGESTNGFWNGMLGGGGSW from the exons ATGGATACTGTTCAATGGCCTCAG GAGATAATGGTGAAGCCAATGGAAGAGATAATACAAAACACAAATGGCTCATCAAAACCTAATTCATGTGTAGAAAGAAAAGTTAGGCCACAAAAAGACCAAGCTTTGAACTGTCCAAGATGTAATTCAACAAACACAAAGTTTTGTTACTACAATAACTATAGTCTTTCTCAGCCAAGGTATTTTTGCAAGACTTGTAGAAGATATTGGACTGCTGGTGGATCTCTTAGAAATATTCCTGTTGGTGGTGGTTCAAGAAAAAACAAGAAATCTTCCTCTAATTCTTCCTCCTATTCAAATCATGGTAATAATCCTTTGAAAAAACTTCCTGATTTGATTAATCCACCATCTCATAATCATGATCAAAACCCTAGTAAGTTCCATATTGAAGGGAGCCAAGATCTTAACTTGGGTTTTTCATCCGATTTCAAGACTATCACTGAGCTAATTCAG GTACCAAATTATGATGCAAGCAACAAGGACAACAACAGTCCAAGTATTTCACCTTTGCCTCCTCctccatcttcttcttcttctgcgtCTTCGTCATCTCAGCTTTCAGCTTTGGAATTAATTAATGGGATTACATCAAGAGGGATGAATAATAATTCATTTATGTCAATGGCCAATATTTCTGATCCAAATTCAGTTTATAATAACTCATCTGGATTTTCTTTGCCATCTCTAAATTTCTCATTGGATCATGGACTTGGAAATGCAGCCTATGGAAATAATCTCCAAGAGACAAATACAAGTGGAAGGTTTTTGTTTCCTTTTGTAGGTTTAAAACAAATTTCAACCACAAATACTACAAATGATGGTGCTAATGAGAATAATAGAGATCATCATCAGCCTGCTGGAGAATCTACTAATGGATTTTGGAATGGGATGTTAGGAGGAGGAGGATCttggtaa